In Lolium rigidum isolate FL_2022 chromosome 3, APGP_CSIRO_Lrig_0.1, whole genome shotgun sequence, the genomic window gatataattgtatgggctaaacccctagggtttcagggttgcactaatttaggatgatcacatgaaataatgggatcaaggtcttactgaaattgaaactagggtttctaagctatggtataactcctaaaatgataattggtaatagagttgtggttactaattactttgaatcaaaattagtgatggtttgatagtttattaatcttcacaagatttaataattacagtactcctattttggtttaattaagaatcagggtttaataattgttattagggtttaaaataattaacttgttaactaaagatgtttaagtaaataagttttgatttaccaaaatattattgacttataatattttcttgagttattactatttaaagaaaatagaaaatagtaatttgcaaattagggtttatgaattaccactaataattaagttaatgtaaatatgataaataaaattaatcttaacattttacttagttactgaatagttaaaatttaaatttgaaatttcactaattattgaattccaattgtattttgaataaatgaaatggcataattaataaggttaaaaataagtgaaattttattttgacacacatttttgttttatattttatttgaatagagtttatttttgtgagcattttgatatattattcataattttctgacatTTACTCGAATTTGAAATTTAAcctaaatactaaacgtaccgatTCATTTATACCcgcagagactgactggtgggaccAAGTCCTAGTCatctgcctcgttggcagttgaccGAGTCAAAAAGTTCAACGGGTCCACTGCCACGTCGACATCACcgacggcttgacgccggcgaggcAGAGCGCGACGGCGACGCCGTTTTATGACCCCCCGGGACGCGCGAATAGGATTTTCCGACTCCCCTCGAGCTATTGAGCACGATGGTGTtgttggtttggcgaggggatcaccggagctacgccggcgaccatgtcccgcggcggtttactccggcgagcacaCGAACTACGACTACGGTTGACGATTCGAGAGGATAAAAGGTGCTACAGACGCGTAATCATACCCTGAGTCTTCTGAGATGGTCGCCGGTGATGATTGAGGGCTCAGGCGAGCTCCACTTCGCCATTCCCGGCGATGTACtgcggaagaaaatcttgaaattgGCCGCACACACACCTTCCCTGGATGCTCGGCTTGGTCTTCAGAACGAagacgtcgaggcgcacctcctcgacccaatggtggactccggggtggctcctatcgacggctagccggagaactggccgtCGGTGGTTTTTGTTGATGGCCAGAGATTGAGAGGACTAGAGAGGAAATGGAGTAGCGGAGGTGAACAAGGAGTGCACAGAGGTCCTCCCCCTCTATTTATAGGCCACGGCTAGGTCATCATCGTCGGCGCGTCGCCGGAGACGGTGCGGATATTGCGATGGGGATGAACTCGAtctgggcgcgaatcttggcacgattgggataagctcggacgcgagaaaCTTGTACGAGGTTCAGAGACGGTCTGCGACGTCCGGGGTCAGACTTATCgtcgacggtgaggtggccgAGCTCCTCCATCGCGGCTCGTCGTCCCCGGAGAAGACGACGGGTTCATTTTTCCTCTCGCACGATCTTTAAAGCAACCCaaacggtaagtggctttgggctgggctgcaCCTGGGCTGTGGTGGTGGGTTGGTTGTTGGGCTGCTACGGTGCTGAGGTCCACCAGGGTAAGTCCTCCTCTCTtctatttccttttcattttctgtttttattttctgttttgaattttgttatttgaattcaaatctgatttctattttgttttgctggttctaaactatttgaatatcaacataaattgataataatgcttactgtattattttgttgtttaaataaACATTGAATTTTTGATTGGAGTAATATGTTGTGGGGTTTAATTAAAATGGACATGGTTTAGATATTTATCtaaatttctttttaatttaggaacaaaTTCTATTTAAATGAATTGAAATTcctaacatgtgcatggtgaacatattatattgtgctagtgctcattcatagtgattactcacatataatttaattatatctagggtttaacaaatggaatagggtatggaattggttcatgattttatgtggagaattattcctaaggttttaagaagatggttaagaaagttctataatcactaatctggttttagtaaactttagcttgaactaattaagatggatcctatgtttataattagcaatgcatttgctaatgatggtttaatttatagaacactacttcatttggtctactaggatggaaaggtagggtttaatattttatgtgaagtgattcctatgtgaaaggtttagggttttggtgatgcttcactaattgaagtattaaataggcatgaggcatggctgggttataattataatccgaagtaatccatgggttggaattcacatgtagtttagggtttaagttgtgatcaccaatatgatacacaactagaattaggatatggcataagctttggttatgttttactaatgggacatggctctcacctccaagattaaaggttggtttgaacaagtagaatttaatactactctaatattctctaggatagacatggatatggttagcatctataacctctctcacttctcaatatcttggaatatcctaaggtcctactcaagagatgatgatatgatcctctaaatatatggtttccctaggaattctaccttggtatcttctgtagcttgttcttcaggaaatctgataaacctgcatcttgtggtatgcctccacctcctagcttcttcatcttgatcctagctaatgcatggagtggctctatgtgtgtgcttccttgtttcatgctacaagatgagcaaatggatgaagggtatggctctatttataggcttgagcaagctctagtatcatgacacataggtggtgactcttgttttggtttgatgagtaaggtgcttggttgtcatgccctcatccatagcaatcctttgagcatgaggtggcaaagcttggaaagcaagtcatgtagatattttcatcccatgtggcatagatcattatcctctcatatgatttatttttggatagccaagtggcatttgctactaaatatcttgtggatggttttattattgtggatgagtcatcataccatctttgattggatttatattataatattggtcaaaaggttaatgttgagggttatttctcaagtttggatagttggtgtttgaattcaccaaggcatgatcatatgagtttcaaaatactcatacttagttttattcaaatagtttgaactataatttgtaatgtaaatggatttagttttatgatattccatgtatttaataagttatgatttaaataagaatatgtggcttttatgcactttagaccctgtggtttaccttatttataaatgaattaaattacacacaaaggtagttgctaacttttaagtattattaagttagggtttgattgttaaagaatgtgttgttgtaaatctaattccatttgatctaatccatagatcaaatcatctctacccaaaataaggttttagcaaagatcacagtgaagtttatagcgcttgacttgatgatctacttcaattccagcaagtcaagtgaaacttcgatgatcgtggtaagttttatttgaaagcgcgaaaatcccccggattttctatgcatgaatgcaatgcacactttggtgttctctcattttgttgcctctaaacctgggatattacagattgCAAAttaaccgcttcgtggtcggcgactacttgcgcaagtgtgtggagttgcgaatatcttgcagggttgagagctgttgcattagcGACAGGGATCGATCGAGAGAGACTCGTCgacatcatacaagttatcatccacatatcatcgagttcatcatcgtgttcatcaccatccacatcgcttactgagaagatcgggtcaCCCCTTATTACCATCATGGTGAATATCTAGCTTTTTGCAGAAGGTTCCGTAGTTATATGCTCGACCACCTCCTCATCTCCTAGAGCCCACACACTTCTAGCCATCGCACATTCCATTAGCGAATGGCGCCATGAGTCAGCAACTCCACACAAAATACAAGCATGTGTAGTTGACATATTAGGATGATGCAACAAATCTGCTGTAGGTAAAGATTGCTTGGCTAACCGCCATACAAAGACTTTTATTTTCGAGGGGACATCTAGCTTCCACATTTTCGTCCAACACTTTGTATCTTGCGAGCTATCTGAGCTGGTTGAACATCCATCTAGCCAAGCTTCCCTTCTCACTTTAGAATCCACAAGCATGCGATATACAGATCTTACCGTGAAGAAGCCTCGCTTTTCAAAATTCCAAGCCCAAAAGTCTCCAACAGTCCGAGTACATAATGGAATACTCTTAATTGTGTCTATATCCACTCGTACAAAGAATTTGTTTAACTTCTCTATATCTCAAGACACAGATGTAGAGTCGATCAGCTCACTTAACAGCATTGGAGGATCAGCCTCTAGGAAAGCAATTGGTCTCATTGATTGATCAAGTGGTAGCCAGTTTTGAGTCCAAATACGAGTAGATGTTCCATCACCAATGCGACGAATGAGGCCCTGTGTAAGAACCTCCCTCCCTTCTACCAATGCACGCCATATCTGTGAAGTGTGATTACCCAATTCAGAGTCTAGAAAATCAACGTTTGGATGATGAACTGCTTTGATAATCCTAGCGTTCAATGTTGTAGAATTCCGGAGAATCCGCCACGCTTGACGGGTTAGAAGCTAGGGCGAGGTCAAAAAGTTTAGTATCCCGAAAACCTAGTCCTTCCATGTATTTAGGTTCCGTCATCTCCTCCCACGAGACCCATGCGGTCTTTCGTTCCCCCTTTTTACTGCCCCACCAATTTTTTTCTAATAAAAGCTTCAATATGTTGACATAATCCCTGAGATTTCCTGAGACGTTCGATCCTGCTCTGACTGAGCCAGCATCGTTGATCCGGCCTGCGGCTAGGTGTAAGTGGGCCCAAACTTCACTTCCCGTGCCAATTTCTGCCAGCCCGCTTTGCGGCCCATCCCAGGTGGTTTTCTTCCTCCGGCCACCCTCTCTCGCGAGCGCCGCCGTCTCCAACCACTCCCGCTCCCACCCCAGCCAAGCCGCGCCGCCAGCTGAGAGGCAGGAGCCCGGGAGCTCGCTCGCTTCAGGCAGGAATGGGGTGGAAGGCCGCGGAAAAGCTCATCAGGCACTGGAAGATCCTTCGCGGCGACAACGTACGTACGGGACCTCTCCGTCCCCTCTTCGCTCCTCTTCCTGCCTGCCTGCCTTGCTCTTGACTCGAGAGATCTCAGAATTACTGCTCTTTTGGCGACAGGTGATGATCATAAGGGGCAAGGACAAGGGGGAGAGCGGGCTGATCAAGCGGGTCATCCGCTCGCAGAATCGCGTCATCGTCGAGGGCAAGAATCTGGTAACATAATAATCTCTGCTCTGCTCTGCTGTGCCCCCCTTCCTTCCCCACTTCTCTTGTCAAGTGCCATGTGGCATTTATTTAAATAAATGGTTTAGATGTCTCTCTCTGGTCTGTTCTTCAGTTAGCCTGCCCGCGTGTGCACTGCTGGGACAACGGTGCTACTGTTCGGTGAAACGAATGAAAGTAGAAGATGCCTATGTGGTTGCATTGGAGTATCACCCATTTTTGTTGATGAATATCTTGTTTGTCGTATACACCTGGATCATGCTATGCTATTGCACTCCAGGTGTTTGTCGAAATTCCTAGTCCATTGAAAGTGAAAGGAGCCTTGGCTGTGTTAACTTTGCGCGCTAATTCCTCGCACGTTTATTTTGGTTAATGTTAGGGCTGCTGTGCTGCACTTTGCACATAGTATGTTTTTTAGTCCAATATATGTATTTTTTCTTGAGTTGTCGTGAATGATGAAACTAGACCATATTGCCCAACCAGATAGCCCCACACTGGGACACAATCTGTATGAATAGTGAATGAGAATCGACCTCTTTCCACCACATACCAAGCATCCATCAGGACATAAGGATATTGTAATCAGAAGTAAGTAGGAAATGGCAACATATTACTTGTAGGATGCTTGCCTGCATGCATCGCCATAGACTCATACATGTGGAGGTTGGTCAAACCCTGTAGGAGTCAAGCAGTACCAGTGTCACTTAGGGTTGTTTTGGGTTATCGGAAATTAGGCCTAGTCTCTTCAAACAGGTAGTGCAACTGTGCAAGGGGAACGAAACAATGCCAGAAATATGTGCTCTAGTGTTGTTCTTATCTACTACTCCCTCCACTCCATAAtaatgaactaaaaccacgacaagaagtatggaacggagggagtatgtttgaGCGACTAGCATATAATATTTTTTGGTATGTTGACGTGTACCGTTTCGTTACTGTGTTGTACATACTTACATTGCAATGTCCTCACTCCGCTACATGCTTTAATTTTAGTGGACTGTCAAACTGACAATAAGACGCCTTAGAAAAACTAATATTATCAGCATGCAATCTTTTGCTGGATTTGTACATGCCATATTAAATCAGGTTGATTTGTGCATGCAGCAATTTACTATAGTACATGAAGCTATGCTAGGCAGTATTGCACTCCAGATGTTTGTTGAAATTCCTGATCCATTGAAAGTGAAGGGGCCTTGGCTGTATTAACTTTGCGTGCTAATTCCCCAGGCTTTGAGGCTAATGTTGGAGCTGCTGTGCTGCACTTTGCACATATGTTTTTAGTGCAATAGATGTCTTCTTGAATTGTCGTGAATGTACCATAGGGCCCAAAACCAGATAATCTCGCTGGGACACCATCTGTATGAATATGAATCTTTAAATAGTAAATGAGAATCTACCTCTTTCTACCACATACCAAGCATCCATCATGACATAACGATATTGTAAGTATGAAATGACAACATATTACTTGTAGGATACTTGCCTGCATGCATCGTCATACATATGTAGGTTGGTTGGGGGTGGGCAAACACGGTTGGGTGGTTTGACCGGTTTGGCTCAGTTCAATTTTTATAACTAAACTGGAAGTCCGTTTTGAGATTGTGAATGGAAATGTACTAGCACCTCACTGGACGGTTTGGCCAGTTTTACACGGTTTCACTTTTGCCCACCCTTAGAGGTTGGTCAAATCTTGGAGGAGTCAAGCAATAGCAGTGCAACTTAGGGCTTGTTTGGATTATCAGAAATTAGGCCCAGTCCTTTCAAATGGGTAGTgaaagaggaagaagacaatGCCAGGAAGCAGCAATATGTGTTGCAGTGTTGTTCCTATCTACTACGTTTGAGACTAGCATATAATCATTTTTGATATGTTGATGTGTACCGATTCGTTACTTATAATAAGGCACCTTAGGAAACTGATAATAACAACAATGCCAGCGATGTACATACTTATATTGCAATGTCCCTCACTCCACTACATGCTTTACTTTTAGTGGAATGTCAAACTGACAATAAGGCGCCTTATAAAAACTGATAATAACGGCATACAATCTTTTGCTGGATTTGTACATGCCATATTAAATCAGGTTGATTTGTGCATGAAGCAATTTACTATCGTGGATATTGAGCAGGAATTGTGAAATTTTACAATCTGTGTCCTTAAATCTTTGTGCTTTTAATTGGAGTATCAAACTATTGCATCTGTGTAGAGAATGTCTAGTTTGCCTACAAGCGGAGTACAATATCATCCTATGCTACGAGTCTGTCTATGATTGTTGCACTCTAGGTGTTTGTCGAAATTCCTAATCCATGAAAGTGAAAGGGGCCTTGGCAGTGTTAATTTTGTGTGTTAATTCCTTAGGGTTTCAGGCTAGTATTGGAGCTGCTATTTTGCACCTTGCAGAGATGTTTTTCAGTGATGACTGCGACACATGTTTTCTTCTTTAATTGTTGTGAATGGTGAGGAAAAACCATATTGCCCAACCAAATAGTCTCACGGCACACGATGACTAATATGAATATGAATCTTTAAAAGTACATGAGAATCTAACACTCTCCACCCCGTACAGGGCATCATCATGAGTTTATGGTATACGGATATCGTGAGTAGGAAATGAGCACATATTACTTGTAGGATGCTTGCCTGCAAGCATCATCACTTTATTCTCAATTTTTTGAGAAGTCAAGCAATATCAGAGTAACTTAGGTCTTGTTTTGGATGTCCGGAAATCAGTAGTCCCTTCAAATAGGTAGTTAAAGGGGAACAAAACAACCCCAGCAATATGCATTGCATTGGTGTTTCTATCTGCTTTTGAGCATATAATCTTTTTTTGGTATGTTACATACTTATACTACAATCTCCCAATACATGCTTTTACTATAAATGAACTGTCAAATTGGCACCAAGACTCCTTAAACAAACTGATAATAAGACCATATGATCTTTTTGCTGCATTTGAACATGCCATATTAAACCAGGTTGATTTGTGCATGGCGAGGAATTGACTCTTGAACAAGAATTGTGAACTGTACAATCTGCTTCCTTCTCCAATACTTGTATATTTAGTGTTGGATGCTTGCACTTTTACTGGGTAACACTGTAACAGGGCAAGTGCAATCTGCAACTGATCATTTTTTTTCATTGTTCTGTTAATGTGGCTCTCTCATACATGAGAAATTACTTAAACAATTGTGTGTTGACATCATTTCAGGTTAAGAAACATATTAAGCAGGGGGAAGGACATACTGGTGGGATTTTCTCAATCGAAGCTCCACTTCATGTTTCAAATGTACAAGTAATTGATCCTGTCACAGGGTATGATACTTGACCATCTTTTAATACCTTTATTATCTAGGCATAGATATTCAAGTAAACGAAAAATATTCTCTAGTCTCTAGATATGATATTTCATTTTCTTCCATGTGTTCACTTAAAGAATATTTCTTTACGCAATTTGACTGCAGGAAACCATGTAAGACTGGATACAAGTATTTGGAAGATGGGACTAAAGTCAGGGTCTCTAGAGGAATGTATGCATCTGGTGCTGTGATACCTCGGCCAGAAATTTTGAAGGAGAGAAAAAAGCCGAGGCCCACATCAGGTATGTGTTTCATAAGCACATCATATCCTCCTCATAATTTCTTACTTTTCAACCGCATAATAATAATTCTCTTAAGTGAAGGGTTGACTGATTTGTAATGCTGCAATTGTGTGCAAATCTGAAATGTTCATGATGTGTGTGCTGTTcaattttgggatttctattgaGTTAACAAAATTTGATCTTCATGTAAAATCAGGAGAGCAAGCAAATGCCAACTTATACCACGCTATTTTTAATTTCCTTGTCTTGCTAGAATCTATTTTTTTGTTGTTCTGGAACACTATGCATTATGTTCTTAAATAACTGGATCTCCGATAGTCGTGCTACTGTAGGTGCTTCTGCTAATCATGTTTGCTGAATTCTATATTTTTCTGAAGACTTTGTTCTTCACAGGCATGATATAAGTTAGCAATAGTAAAGAGTGGATGAAACTCTGATGCTGCACTGTCCTTTACAATGGCTGGACTTGAGAGCTATGGGGCAATATGCATATAGTATGTATGCATAAGAAAAATAACAAGTAGGATGTAGATGAATAACAACTGAAGCGCAGTAGAGATTAGTTGCTTTCTCgaattgataaggtagttagatcgTAGGGGGTATCTACCATCTGGTTGGCATTCAAGGAAATGCAAATATTATTAGATGAGCATTCTATGAATATGATATGTCATTCTAGGAAATGTAATCTTCTGTCACTCATGCAGATGGCCCAAAGGATACACCAATTGAGCATGTGCTGGAGAAGACCTACGATGCCAAAGCTGGAATTGGTATGCCTGATCTGTAGAGGAGATGTTCCATTGTTGAGAGCGGAAGAGAAAGAGTTCCGCATATGTCGTCCATTCATCACAGTAGGAACTCTGCAGTTATGTCAGGAGACAGTCAACATGTATTCACGAATAAGTCTACGATGATTGTCTTGGACTTGTCAGAATCTTCTGTATTCCCTGAAGAATCTGAATGATGTGTATCATGTTAATCTTTTCATTTTATGAAAACCCTCGccactaaatcaaaataaaatCATGAACCGGCCTCTGGCAGGAGTGATCGTGCTCACGAAGCTAACTGAAGTGTGCGCAGGACTGGCTTCAGCAGTACTTGTGCCACGCATGCTGGCTAGTGAATCTGAAGTTTGAGCTGAAATATGGTCATTTTAGAGCGGAGACTACTCTTTTTAAATCACATGTATTTTGGCTGAAAGTTGATGCTATGGATGTTGAAACCTGCCCTTTTTTTAGAGTGAAGAGACCTTCTAAAAAAATTGCACTGAAAGTCAGAACCTTGCTCTTTTAGGATGTGTTCGGTTGTGGAATTAGATGGAACAGaatggaacggttccattccTGGGAGCCGTTCTCGCGTACGGTTGCTAGATAGAATGGAATGAATTCGTTCCCTGAATGGGAATATTTGGGCCAGATGCGGAACGCACCCGTTCGGGCAAATCGGCCGGACGAGGTCGAACCGAGAGCaatggaaaaaaaaaatcctgCTGCGTGTCTCACCCTCCATCTCTATTCTCACCCTTCTCTCCACCCCGCACGGTCGACGCGACCTCCACCACGCATAGTCGCCGGCACCTCCACCCCGCACggtcgccgccacctccacccgcgTCGGCGCCGCAACTCGCACCCACGCCGGCGCCGCGACCACCACTCGCACCCACgccggtgccgccaccatctcccaCGCACGCAGCGGCGGGATCGAGCGGGAGCAGGCGCGGCGGGGACAGACGAGGCAGAGCCAGGGAAGGGCGGGAGAAGGCAAGAGCAGGCCGGAGCCGACGCGAAGACGGCGGATTTCGAACCGGCGGTGGCAGATTTCGAAGGTGAGCAACTCGATTTGGATGCAATATCTGACCCGATTTTCTTTCCTATCCCTTGAATCAAAAAATCGCATGAGTGCTGTGAAATACATGAAATTTGTGCACAATATGTGCTGATCTATGATGCTGCTCGAATTTATGATATGAAATACATGAAATTGATGAAAAGTTGCTATGAACTGTATGAAATTTCTTGGAAATATACATGCATCATCTTTATTAACAGTGTATAAATTGTTTGTATGCATGTATATTCTTTATTAGCACTGTATGAATTGTTTGTATGCATTGTAGATGGGCAAAAGCATGGATAAAAGGAAAAGGCTGATGAGGGGAGCTGCTGTTTTTGTTGTTTGGGCTGCAATTGTTGTAGCTGTTCGGGTCTTAAAAACGTATTTCTTATGAGCCAATGCATGAAAGAGATCGGATGAGAATTGATTATCTCACTAGTAAAATATGGAACTCAGATGTGACTTGTATAAACATGTTGCGGTTTAACAGAGCTTCTTTCTTTAGGCTGTGTGAGATAATGAGAGAACGCAAGTTGCTAGAAAATAGTGTCCATTTATGTGTGGAATAGCAAGTGTCAATGTTCTTGGCTTCTTGCATACAATTGGACATAATCTTCGAAATAGAgttgtttcaaaaaaatttgGTAGATCGTTCAACACAACTAGCATATATTTTAGGCAAGTCCTTCATGCCATTGGTGAGTTGTGTAATGAATATATCAGGCCACCTTCATCGGAGACCCCAGAAAAGATAGCAGAAACCCTCGGTTTGACCCTTATTTTAAGGTATATACCAAAACCATTACTTACCTACGTAGGATTGTATTCACCCATAGTATTGATATTTCTTCCACTATATATGATTGTATtggagctattgatggtacacaTGTGCGAGCATCTGTTGTTAAAGATGTGGAAGATTCATTTCGTGGTAGGAAGCCTTTTCCTACTCAAAATGTGATGGCAACGGTAGATTTTGACCTCCGGTTCACATATGTGTTGGCTGGGTGGGAGGGGACAGCCCATGATGCAAACGTTTTAGCTGATGCATTAGGACGTGAGAGAGGCCTACAAGTACCAGAAGGTAACAAATTGACTTACATATGATTGTCCCTATATTGTCCAAAAAATTGTCACCAACTTGTCTTTTTTATAGGCAAATATTACCTAGTTGATGTCGGATATGGAGCCAAGCCCGACTTCATCCCACCGTTCCGTAATGTGAGATACCATTTGAACGAGTGGGGCAAAAATCCCGTCCAAAATGCGGAAGAACTTTTCAACCTTAGGCATTCATCTCTACGTATAGCTATAGAGCGAGCTTTTGGATCCCTCAAGAGAAGATTCAAGGTTTTAGATGATGCCAAACCGTTCTTTCCCTTTCCGGTACAAGTTGACATCGTTGTAGCTTGTTGTGTTCTTCACAATTATGCACTATCCCAAGGAATTGATGAATTCATCTTACCGGAGGTAACTTGGACCGCCCAACCAATCCCTGTCACAACTCAGCAAGCAAGAGACCATAGAGCAACAGTTGACTGTAGGCAACAAATTGCTACCCAAATGTGGGCAGATAGGCAGATCATGTATGGTCATTGAGTGCGTCAAAACCATGTATTTGAAGTGTTATTTATGTTTGCATTCGTTGTATTGAAACCATGGTCCATTTTATGTATTGAAACCATGTATTGAAACATTTCAAGCTATCATTGAATCATGACCAGATTAGCAACCACctcaagaagtggaggaagatttGGGGCAGGCTGATCCAGTTGAAAAATCTGAGTGGAGCTCTATGGGATGAGGATACTTGCACTATTCGACTTAGCGAGGAACACTACGCAGGGCATTGCGCCGTAAGTTTTATCTATTACATGCTATTTACTACCATGAAGTTATGTGTACTATATGCTTCTCACTTGTGTATTTTTTGTAGAACAACAAACCTGATCTCCCATTCTTGAATACCCCAATTGAGCACTACCGTGCAATGGAAACAATCTTTGGGTCCACTACAGCAACAGGGAAGTATGCCAAGTCTGGGAATGACCCCTTGTCTATCGATCTTGAAGATGAAGGCCAACAGAGTGAGCTGAACACATCGCCAAACATGGGCGAGTCGGCTGGCAAAGCAGCACCGAAGAAGAAGGCCAAACTTGTGCATAAGGAAGATGATCCATTAGTCACCACTCTCCAAGATGGGTTCAAAATGATGGCTGGAGATGGTGATGATCTACCTGATGGCTTGTGGGATGCGTTGGATGAACTGAAAGGATTTGATGATGAGCACATGGCTCATTATTATGCTCATCTTGTTGAGAGGCCCAAGATTGCAAAAGCATTCATGACTCTTAGCAGGCAAAACAAGTTGGTCTGAGGTGGGTAGGTTCATGGAGAAGGAATTTGAAATTGTCTATAATCTGAATTGAAGTGATGGTATGAACTTCAATTACCTTTAGGCTATGTTTGGTACCTATTATGATATATGGACCGTAATGATGTAATGCCCGTAGACAACTATGCTTTTGGATAACTACTACGCCATGAACTAGACATGGTTGAAATCTGTGGCATGAACTAGTATGTCATTCTTTTGGATGAATGTTGGACTATTTGGACTACTTTGCAATGAAGTTGGACTAGTTGGATGACTATATGTTATTTGATTTGAAATCTGCGTTGTGTTGTTCGAATATACTTGTTTTCATTGTGAATATATATTTGTTGAtgtttattattgaaaatataggCGAGGTGCTgtcaaaattgtaattaatatT contains:
- the LOC124699222 gene encoding 50S ribosomal protein L24-like; translated protein: MGWKAAEKLIRHWKILRGDNVMIIRGKDKGESGLIKRVIRSQNRVIVEGKNLVKKHIKQGEGHTGGIFSIEAPLHVSNVQVIDPVTGKPCKTGYKYLEDGTKVRVSRGMYASGAVIPRPEILKERKKPRPTSDGPKDTPIEHVLEKTYDAKAGIGMPDL